One Vicia villosa cultivar HV-30 ecotype Madison, WI linkage group LG5, Vvil1.0, whole genome shotgun sequence genomic window, TACTAAGAAAAAACAACTAGTCAATGAGATCACTGAAAATTGGCAGGACAACTAGTTATTTTGCAACAAGTTACCATTGCACCTAATAAATCCTAAGCATTGAATCCATTAATCCATATGTCAAAGCTTCTAAGATAATTTGTGTACTCAAGTTGTaacataaaaaaaagagaaactttCGAGGCCAACGACTATTTCTATACAACACATCAAAAATGGAAAACTGAGTTAAGACGAAAGACAACAACTATGCATCAATTCATATATCCACTGGCGAAGCATGATGGTTACAAATAAACCACTCACCATCGATCCTCTCGAACACATTCGTTACAAATTGTCCTCCCCATCTTCCTCCTTTCGACTTTACAAATTCCATGCAAGTCACATATCCCATATCCCCTCTAGCATGAGCTTTAATGTCTTCTAGTTTAATTCGCAGTGGAAATTCATAGTTAGCCCATACATAATTCCAGCTCTCGATAACATCATCGTATCCGGATATTCCTTTCAAACCAGGATGTACGCAGCATACTTCGTCCCTTTTCGCCCACATGGCTTGCATGCCTGCAAGGTCACCATCCCTGAATGCATTATAAAACTTGCTGTTTACTCCTAACACTTCGATTTTGCTATCTTTTTGAAGGCTTTTTAGAGTATCCCTTATTTCTGCTGCTCTAGTATAATTCTCCTCAGCAATTGCTTTCTGCAGCTCCTCCACTAAAGTGTGTTCATCTAATGCTATGTTCTCGCTACTCAACACGCTCTCCGAGTCTTCACTTTTTACGCCCGGTTGTGTCCCTGACAATTATAATTGAACAAGATTGTTTACAATGTCAATCAATCATAATCGTTAAATCATATGAAACAAGACAGTAGAAAGAAAGGGCCAACAATTCGTATGCTCATTGGCTAAAGACAAATTGAAACATTATCGAAAAAGTAGTTGCTATATGAATCAAAAGGGTTCAAGAAACAAAGGACACTTACTGAATCTTCTCATTTGTAACTTGAGGCATTGATTAGGCAAAAGACACAGTTGGCCTCCTCTTTCTAAACTTTTACCGAAAACTAACCTATTTTGATCAAAGGATGGTGACAGACAAGCATGATGTTGCTTCTGAAAGCTATTGATGAACAAACCCGGCAAGAAATTAAACTCTTTGACGGAAAAAGAAAGCCCCTTCAtgaaaaaactcaaaattaatcACAACGCACCATACCGGCATAATCATTAATAGAGAAAACATAATTTCATATTTATTCCTCAGCCATTCATGAACtgcataaattttcaaaaaatcaccGTGTTTTCAACCACTCAATCGAAATTCTAGCCTCTAAGTAAACAAAATATGAAATTCCAATCCAAAATACAAAATTCTAGCCTCTAAGtaaacaaaatacaaaatttcAATCCAATACGAAATTCTAGCCTCTAAGTAAACAAAACACGAAATTCCCATTTCAGGTAGTTGAATCAAATCTATGTTAAATCCCGGAATTCTTAATTCAATAGACTGTTGGTCAACATATAAATGCTCTTAAACTACGAAGCACGGACACGGGACACGCCACCCACACTAACGCGCGTCGCCActagtaataatttgaaaaagtgAATAAATTGAATGTAATCACGTCGAcaccaataataatttgaaaaagtgaataaattaaacttaatcaCTAGACACACCTACCTTTGTTCAGAGGTGTTCAGAGGTGTCTGGTGCTACAGAGCTCTTAAGTGGTTATTTTGCAGTAAGCTATAAATGATACTTCTAAATTCCACTAAAAGATTAATAAGAACAAAAAGAATTGAACTTTTAGGTTAAAAACAATGGGAAACTCACATTAAAGGATAAGGCAGTTCCATAGAGTGCCATACTCCAAATTCCAAATTCACAACAAGGAGCTGTGGAAAAGGACTTGAATCAGTTAAGCACAATCACCTTATTCTGAAAATCACACAAAAATTTGGGATAATCCTCCACACAAATACTTAGATTTCATATTATAATAAACATAACATGAAGATAACCGAAAAACTCAATTTATCTACAAGAACAGATACAAATACAAGAATGAAGCACATCTGGAGAAACCATATTGAGATTTTTTTTATACCTAGGAACAAAAttgaagaatgaaaatgatgattAAAAGTGTAAAAATGAAGAGTTTGAGGATTTGGGGGTGAAGAATGAAAAGGAAGGGTAAGTAAAAGAATAGTAGAAGAAGGCAATTGGAGAAACCTTGGGAGTGAGGAGGAAAATGGAAAACGGTGTTGAAGGATCAGAGAAAAGAACAGGCGCAGGTGCTATGATATTTTGTAAACAAAGTGGGGTTTGCTGAAAGGGTTATATTATAAACTACCCCAACAGAGTTAGTTTGTTCAGACATATCCTGCAGACATGAACTAAAAATTACAATTTGCAATTTACAAATTAACTTTAATTATGAGAAATAATGAATTGATTGAATCAAACCGAATTAAAatatgcaaaaatatttttaaggcaTGATTGCAGTTTTGATTCTCCTATTgtgcatttttttcatttttgattCTCATAGTTTAGAATCCGAAATTTTGGTcccttaaatgttttttttttttaggattttagtCTCTCTGTAAATCTAAGACCAGTTTTTCATGACATGGCGCGTAACCTCATGAAGTGTCACATGTCAACTCATGTTTtacttattttagatttttttaatgtatgttaaaattacataatatattttatatttcagaaaaataatttaaacaattattttttaGAATGAAAACTAAGTGTGAACCCTAATTGGAACTTTACTCGTTACATTTTCCCTTTATCATTGCTCACCTTCTTCTTCGCATGCCTTTCTTGTTCATCAAAATTGATTTCGATTTCCAGAAGTTGATTCACAGGTCATTCTTGTTTGATTATCAGAAGCTGATTTTGCAGATCATTCGTTTTCGTCTTCAATTGCAAGTTTGTCTGCTATTTGCTTCAAGTTCGTTGTATCCTTCGTATTCAACTCAACCGACTGTTTACAATGTCAAATCCAACCTATGTTTCAAGGTAAATTATTATGTGTTTGAACTGTTTCTGCTTTGTCTGACTCCTGTGATTGCTTGTTTGAGTCTTGTGTGTTGCTTTCTAATGATGTTGCTATTGTTTGAGTCCTGCTAACTGTTTATGCTTTGTTTGAGTATATTGTTTGACTGTTATTCTGTTGCCTTCTAATAAAATTCAGTTATAGATGGTACTTTACATTATACTTTATCCCATGAGTATTTTATTGGTTGTGGTCCCCAAGTCCATTTACAGAGTGGCCctaaatattttagtttatacTCTATTCCATGAGTATTTTATTGGTTATGGTCCCTAAGTCTCTAATGGTTATTTCTTGTACATATTTTATGTAGGCCATCTGCAAACCAAACTGTCATACTTAAAATTCACCATAAGGGAGAATTCATATATCGTCTTGTAAAGTTGTACATAGGTGAAGTTATTTCTAAAACGAAGTTGGATTGGGATGTGGACTTAATGTCCTATATGGACCTTGAATCCATGATTAAAAGTGAAGGATGTGGAAATATAAAATATCTTTGGTATTGGATCCCCACGTTATCATTTACTCGAGGCCTTCGACCGGTAAATAATGACCAAGATATTCTAACATTCATTGAATATGTTAAAGGATACATTGTCATTGATGTTTATGTTGAGCACCCAATTGAAATACCTGATTATGTTGATGTTGCTGAAGTAAATGTGCAAGCTAATAACCCGGTTAATGTGCAAGCTGAAGAAGTAAATGTGGATAATGTGGAGGATGAGCAGGTTGCTGAAGTGAATGTGGAAGATGTGCAAGCTAACAACCCGGATAATGTGCAAGCTGAAGAAGTAAATATGGATAATGTAGAGGGTGAGTAGGCTGTTGAAGTGACTATGGAAGAAGTGCAAACTGATGAAGTTAATATGGAGAAAGATGAAAGTGAAACAGATTCAGATTATGAGGCTAgtgaggaggatgaggaggataAAGTGAAAGTGATGTTGATTTAGGTCATGAAGTTAATGTCGATTGGACAACAGTGCGGCCCAATGATCAAACTCAACATTTTTCAAGTCATAATGTTATTTTTAATAACGAGAGTTTTGATTCATATGAGCTTCAGGCTCCACCAGAAAGTGATGTTGAAGATGAGAATGAAAGGTTTCCAATTTTTAAAGAGGGCAAGAAATTTGAGTTGAGAATGATGTTCAAAGATAAGTTGCAAGTTAGAGATgctataaaagagtatgcaatggATAATAAGAAGAATGTTGTCTTAAGAAAAAATGACAAGAAAAGAATGGTTGTACGATGCATGGAAGGTTGTCCATTTTATACATGTTTTAGTATGAGGACTAAGAATCGATTTCGGTAACTTGTTAGCTTCACCGATGAACATAGTTTCCATAGGACACCAAAGAATAGACAAGAAAAAACGGATTGGTTAGCTCGGCAATTTGGTTATACATTAAGACATAGTCCTAACATGAAGACTAAAGGTTTGGTTGCCGAAGCCTTACAGAGCCAAGAGAAAAGCGATAGATTTGATACAGGGTGCTGATTGTGAATAATTTATACATTTAAGAAGGTATGCTGAAGAATTGCTTAAATCAAATCCAAACTCGTCGATTAAGATACAATGTGTTGTTTCCGAAAGTTGTCCTATTTTCGAGAGAATTTATGTGTGCTTGGAAGGATGTAAGGTTGCATTTGCAACCACATGCAGGCCACTGATTGAGTTAGATGCATGTTTTTAAAAGGGGACTTTGGAGGTTAATTGATATTTGTTGTGGTTAAGGATGGAAATAACAAGATGATGCCGATAGCAATTTGCGGTTGTAGAAGCAGAAACAAAGGATTCATGGCAATGGTTCATGAAGTTATTACTTTATGATTTACAATATCCATCCTAAAGTCTATGAATTTATCTCAAATCAACAAAAGGTATGTTACTTTACGTCGTTGCATTGTTGGTACAATATGTCATTTACAATATGTTATTTAGTgcaattatttgttttaattggtaCAAAGTTTATGTACAGGATACATTACAGAGTTTTTATGCACTATTAGGGCTCGTTGGGTGCGCAGGATATGATGGAGACATGATAGGATATCAAACAGGATAAGGATAGAATATGATACAAACATGATAAAACTTATCTTATCATGTGTTTGGTTCAcacagaatatatatatatatatatatatatatatatatatatatatatatatatatatatatatatatatatatatatatatatatatatatatatatatatacccatgtaaaataactatttttttctaaattattttgtaaaatattttaaaatttataaattggtaaaaaaatatttttctataattatatatattgaataaataatttcaaatataatatatatatataaattattttgtaaaatattttaaaatttataaattggtaaaaaaatatttttctataattatatatattgaataaataatttcaaatataatatatatatatatatatatatatatatatatatatatatatatatatatatatatatatatatatatatatatatatatatatatatatatatagatagatagatagatatatacttataaaacaattatatattttttacattattttgtaaaatattgaataaatttataaattggtaataaaaataataattttctataattaaaaaaactcaaTAACACTATTGAGTAAATATTCAAGATCATGAATTCTTGTATATATagtagataaataaaataaaagtgtgtatatatatatatatatatatatatatatatatatatatatatatatatatatatatatatatatatatatatatatatatataatatgtaaatGAAAAAATTACCCTTGcaagaacatatatttaatttgatacgaaataaaattaatattcatatttttaaaatttttaataattattttatttttaaaaattctaattttttatattttattaagttaaaaaattATCTTATGACAATCatacatatattttaaaaattatttattaatatttttaatttaatatcaaattaatttttatttttattttgtcatatttcattttttattttaaattatattttataggggtaaattagtaaattattttcttatcctATCCTGTCGGATTCTAATCCAGCCCATATTCAGGATTGTAATTTGAACTAGTGAGGTAGGATATGATATATTATCATGTTGTGTCAGCAAACATtggattgagataagatatgatacATATATCATATCATGTCTCTTATCCTGCACACCAAATGGACCATTAATGTTATTACAAGGATGGTACCAGCTATTTTAGATACCAGTCCATATGTTGAGCATAGGTTGTGTGTGAAACATTTGTATGGTAATTGGAGAAAAATATATATCCTGGACTAGAGATAAAGGAAGCTCTTTGGAGGGCTGCTAGGGCCACAACTATGCCAGGGTGGGAGAGAGGAATGAATCATATGAAATAGATCAATCCTAAAGCTTGGAAAGACATGATGGATGTGCCCGCTGCTTGTTGGAGTATATCTCACTTTAAGCCAGACATACAAAGTGACTTGCAAGTCAACAATATGTGTGAGGCATTCAATAAAGTAATCTTGGAGCATAAAGATAAACCAATCATTACCCTACTCCAAGGAATCAAACACTACATAACCGTGAGGATTGCTGCTCAAGAGGATGCTTTAAGTAGATGCAAAGGAATCATAAGTCCTATTTATCGATTAATATAGGAAACACTACGTAATTGTTTCCGTCAGGTAATTTTTTAGGGCAAGAATTCTTTaagtgggagagagttgtaacaccttgatatttagatttaattatttaattgattgtttgatgttttgatgtgattatatgaGTCACGGCGATTTATCGATGAATATAGGTGACGTGTGATGTTTGTGTTGATGTGTGTGGGATAGTGGATTTAAGGTGTTAGTTAGAATAATagaataatataatttctaattagcattattaattaattaaattaaataaagagatAATATGAGGAGAAGTTAGTAAGGGCATATGAGGAATATCATAATAGGGGTCCTAAGGTTAAGTAGGTAGAAAGAGGGAAAAGGTGAGAATTCTTATTATCATGGAATTTAGAGAAAAcgtgaaagaaaagaaagagataaggcaagaaaaggagaagaagaagaaaaatatcaACCGTAGAAATTCGAAAAGGGAATCAGTTCGGCtaataatctaaggtaagggggattaTCATGAGTATTATGTTTGATTTAAGGGATTGATAAAAATATGTTGGGGTTTGTGATATTTTGTGAtatttgatgaaattgatgaacgacgatgatgaattgttgatattatatgattattgtgaTGTCTACTATGATTGGTTGTTGTATTGGTCTATGATAACATGATTTAGATTCAAACCCACCATTGTTGAGGATTTGAAGGTTTAGGGTTTCATGATGAACCTTGGAATAGAGATGAACGATTGTGTTTTGGGTATATAATACATGTTAGAACTAGGATCATAGACCTTAAATCGCATAAAGTtatcaattaaaacatttttgGCAAAGTACtcattttggtcctttaactATAGCCCTAAGTTcagtttggtcccttaatttttttcGTGCCAAATTGGTCCTTTAACTTTTTAATAGATGCCTATGAGTCCTTTGCGTATACTCCGTTAGTCAAAGTCTGTTAAATGTCTGCGTGTCAGTAACAACTGGATTTGACCAACTCTTGTGACGGAGTTAGCGTTGAAAAAGTCAACGCTAAAAATTATTTCtagattttaattattattgttcatcttcttccccaaattTTTAAATGCATACCCATTATCCTTTAAACATTAAACTTCCAACATTATCCTTCAATACCCATTTTTATACTTATTATTATTCATACCCATTATCCTTCAAACGCAACCGTTGAACAATCACCACCCAAAATCAGAAGCCATaaaaagttataataataaagagaaaagacaattacacataaCTCTAGAACTAAATACTTTGCAAATTAAATCTGCTTTGTCAACACCAAATCATCATTTTCATAGCCAATAACAACAAACACAATAGAATACGTTAAGAACCGAGAGGTAAAAACATTAATCAATTAACCTATACACTTTTCTATCCTGGCatcaaataacaaataaaaaacgaAACAATGTTTGTTAATATTAGGAACTAAAACGAACATTTCTTAACAATGTCGATATCGACGCCGACTCGGGGCTTTCTTATTGATGACGACTGGTTCCCAATCTTGAGAAATAAGGCCACCTAACAAGATTATGTCTTTGGTTATGGTTTTTGTGTGTAGGGTTCGAAGTTCAACGAAGGAGGAAATGGAAATAGAACCGTGGAAACTTTTTTTATTTCccattatttttgtttaatgcctctgtatttttatttattttcatttaagaGGAATTTGATTGAAGGATACTGTTTGAAGGATAATGGGTATgaacaataataattataaaaaatgggtATTGAACGATAATGTTGGAAGTTTAATGTTTGAAGGATAATGGGTATTAAAaatttggggaagaagatgaacaataataattaaaatgtagAAATAATTTTTAGCGTCAACTTTTTCAATGCTAACTTTGTCACAAGAGTTGGTCAAATCCAACTGTCACTGCCATGTAGATATTTAGCAGACTTTAACTAATGAAGTAGACGGATAGGACTCATATGCATCTATTAAAAAGTTAAAGGATCAATTTGACACGAaaaaaagttaagggaccaaactgAACCCAGGACTATAGTTAATGGACCAAAATGGGTATTTTGCCAACATGTTTTGGGCAAAAGATGGGGACTAGTTTGATGCAGGTCGCGCGGGATTTTCTATAGAAATCGTAGAGCTCGCTTAACGcgcttttgaaaataaaacaaacctgaTTACAATAGGTATAACACTTAGCGCGGTACAGGGAGCGCTTAGCATGGATTCCTCAATCGAAAATTAATATTGTTGAAAAACGATTGCAGAATATGGAagcttatattttattataatttccaAGAATTTTCTGGAATTTACTGTGCACTTTTGGGTAAGTTTAGAAGGCATTTGTATGTAACTTGGTTTTGTGAATTCTTGTGCTTCAGTGCTTGATTTTGGTGAATGTTGTTGTGTTGATTGTTAACATGATTAATTGATGATTGTGTGTTCACTTGACCAAGATGCTTGTGATGTTGTATGTTTGAATGATGACATGACTTTGATGAATAcatgaatgatgatgccattttgaCTAGCTGTGGTCTGTGATTTTGTGAAGttgagcatcatgcattcatagcatatttGTAGGACAATAGTCCAACGATATTGTAGGACCATTGGTCTAGTAACGACCCTTAATCCCATTGTGCGGATTGAGTGCAATATTGTGATGTGCTCCAGTTCCAAGCGGGAATCGATCCTACgatggggatctttggagaacgATGACTGAGTCATCAAtgatgaattggtaccacatTCATGAGTCCATTGTTGTTGCATTGCATGGTTGTGATATGTTGATAATTAATGATGCTTGATTATTTGTGATGTGAATAACTTAAGTGATAATTGTGATTGAATCATGAGATGATGTCATGAATAAGTGATGATGTGCATGTATGGGTAAGTATGTGAATGTAATGAATATGTCGTatcgatatatgtgtggttcaTATTCATATACCACTGCTATatctattccttatgtcttatataATATTCATGAAATACCCACCCTTCTTGTTTGAATGTTgtctccacgtggg contains:
- the LOC131601400 gene encoding uncharacterized protein LOC131601400, which produces MALYGTALSFNGLSFSVKEFNFLPGLFINSFQKQHHACLSPSFDQNRLVFGKSLERGGQLCLLPNQCLKLQMRRFRTQPGVKSEDSESVLSSENIALDEHTLVEELQKAIAEENYTRAAEIRDTLKSLQKDSKIEVLGVNSKFYNAFRDGDLAGMQAMWAKRDEVCCVHPGLKGISGYDDVIESWNYVWANYEFPLRIKLEDIKAHARGDMGYVTCMEFVKSKGGRWGGQFVTNVFERIDGEWFICNHHASPVDI